From a region of the Methanothermobacter sp. genome:
- a CDS encoding replication factor C large subunit gives MSWTEKYRPRTFDEVAGNQKAIAEIKEWIKGWKAGEPQPPLLLVGPPGTGKTTIAHIIGREFSDTLELNASDKRSQDAIMRTAGEASATHSLFNHDLKLIILDEVDGIHGNEDRGGVQAINRILRESKHPIVLTANDPYSKRLQSIKPKCKVINIRKVHTSSIAAALKRICRAEGIECPDDVLKELAKRSHGDLRSAINDLEAVAGGEERVGEELLSMGEKDSTSNLFDAVRAVLKSRDFSKIREAMRVDDDPTLVLEFIAENVPREYEKPHEISRAYDMLSHADMFFGRAVRSRNYTYWRYASDLMGPGVALAKEKTYRKFVRYTGSSSFRLLGRTRKQRSLRDSVAGKMAERMHISPKVAISMFPYLEIIFENDEMAYEMKEFLELTDEEVKLFRKRKIKAPKAKKTRKKSDKTGPLYIQKKKSRSTDKDRKSSKGKISESSDDKSSGSDSDYDKPREKQTSLFQFSG, from the coding sequence ATGTCATGGACAGAGAAGTACCGGCCCAGAACCTTTGATGAGGTGGCCGGGAACCAGAAGGCCATAGCCGAGATAAAGGAGTGGATCAAGGGGTGGAAGGCAGGCGAACCCCAGCCCCCCCTCCTCCTTGTGGGCCCGCCAGGTACCGGGAAGACAACCATAGCACACATAATAGGTAGGGAGTTCTCAGACACCCTTGAACTCAATGCCAGTGACAAGCGCTCACAGGATGCCATAATGAGGACTGCCGGTGAGGCGTCAGCCACCCACTCCCTCTTCAACCATGACCTCAAACTGATCATCCTCGACGAGGTGGATGGTATACACGGCAACGAGGACCGGGGCGGTGTCCAGGCCATAAACAGGATACTCAGGGAGAGCAAACATCCGATTGTGTTAACCGCCAATGACCCCTACAGCAAGAGACTTCAGAGCATCAAACCAAAGTGTAAGGTCATAAACATCAGGAAGGTTCACACATCATCCATAGCCGCGGCCCTGAAACGGATATGCCGGGCAGAGGGTATCGAATGCCCCGATGATGTCCTCAAGGAACTTGCAAAGAGGTCCCATGGGGATCTGCGTTCTGCCATCAATGACCTTGAGGCGGTGGCCGGTGGTGAGGAGCGGGTTGGTGAGGAACTCCTCAGCATGGGTGAGAAGGATTCCACGTCCAATCTCTTCGACGCCGTGAGGGCAGTTCTGAAAAGCCGCGACTTCTCAAAGATCAGGGAGGCCATGAGGGTGGATGATGACCCGACACTTGTACTTGAATTCATTGCAGAGAATGTTCCAAGGGAATATGAAAAGCCCCATGAGATCAGCAGGGCCTATGACATGCTATCACATGCAGATATGTTCTTTGGCCGTGCTGTGAGGAGCAGGAACTACACCTACTGGCGCTACGCCTCTGATCTCATGGGTCCCGGTGTCGCCCTCGCCAAGGAGAAGACCTACAGGAAATTCGTCAGGTACACAGGTTCATCCTCCTTCAGGCTACTCGGGAGAACACGCAAGCAGAGGAGCCTCCGTGACAGTGTTGCAGGTAAGATGGCTGAGAGGATGCACATATCACCCAAGGTTGCAATTTCAATGTTCCCCTACCTGGAGATAATATTCGAGAACGATGAAATGGCCTATGAGATGAAGGAATTCCTTGAACTCACAGACGAAGAGGTTAAACTGTTCAGGAAAAGAAAGATAAAGGCTCCCAAAGCGAAGAAGACACGTAAAAAGTCTGATAAAACCGGCCCACTTTACATCCAGAAGAAGAAGTCCCGGAGCACAGATAAGGACAGAAAGTCATCTAAAGGTAAAATCAGTGAATCCAGTGATGATAAATCCTCAGGATCCGATTCAGACTATGATAAACCTCGTGAGAAGCAGACTTCACTTTTCCAGTTCTCAGGGTGA
- a CDS encoding replication factor C small subunit codes for MNGPWVEKYRPQKLDDIVGQEHIIPRLKRYVEEKSMPNLMFTGPAGVGKTTTALALAREILGEYWRQNFLELNASDARGIDTVRTSIKNFCRLKPVGAPFRIIFLDEVDNMTKDAQHALRREMEMYTKTSSFILSCNYSSKIIDPIQSRCAIFRFLPLKGRHIISRLEYIAEQEGLEYEPQALDTVVYFAEGDLRKAINILQSAASLGERITESSIYEVVSRARPKDVRKMIMTILDGKFMEARDMLREIMVLQGISGEDMVTQIYQELSRLAMEGSIEGERYIKLIEAVGEYDFRIREGANPRIQLEALLARFLEH; via the coding sequence ATGAATGGACCTTGGGTAGAGAAGTACAGACCACAGAAACTTGATGATATAGTTGGCCAGGAACACATAATACCACGCCTCAAACGCTACGTTGAAGAGAAGAGCATGCCGAACCTCATGTTCACAGGCCCTGCAGGTGTTGGTAAAACAACAACGGCCCTTGCCCTTGCAAGGGAGATCCTCGGGGAGTACTGGAGGCAGAACTTCCTGGAGCTGAACGCCTCAGACGCCAGGGGCATAGATACCGTGAGGACCAGCATAAAGAACTTCTGCCGTCTGAAACCTGTGGGGGCGCCCTTCAGGATAATATTCCTTGACGAGGTTGACAACATGACAAAGGACGCCCAGCACGCCCTCAGGAGGGAGATGGAGATGTACACCAAGACCTCCTCATTCATACTCTCCTGTAACTACTCCTCAAAGATCATAGACCCGATACAGTCAAGGTGCGCCATCTTCAGGTTCCTCCCCCTCAAGGGCCGCCACATAATAAGCCGCCTGGAGTACATCGCAGAGCAGGAGGGCCTGGAATACGAGCCACAGGCCCTTGACACGGTGGTCTACTTTGCAGAGGGTGACCTCAGGAAGGCCATAAACATCCTCCAGTCAGCGGCCTCACTGGGTGAGAGGATAACAGAATCCAGCATCTACGAGGTGGTCTCAAGGGCCAGGCCAAAGGATGTGAGGAAGATGATAATGACCATCCTGGATGGGAAGTTCATGGAGGCCAGGGACATGCTCAGGGAGATCATGGTCCTCCAGGGTATAAGCGGCGAGGACATGGTCACCCAGATCTACCAGGAACTCTCAAGGCTCGCAATGGAGGGATCCATTGAGGGGGAGAGGTACATAAAACTCATAGAGGCTGTTGGAGAGTACGACTTCAGGATAAGGGAGGGCGCCAACCCAAGGATACAGCTTGAAGCCCTCCTGGCAAGGTTCCTGGAACATTGA
- a CDS encoding shikimate dehydrogenase — protein sequence MITGNTQLTGIIGYPLTHSLSPQMHNAAFKALGMDWAYVPFPVKPSGLEEAVRGLGALNVRGVNVTIPHKESVLELIHKVDETASLIGAVNTLKFDEETIRGYNTDASGCLRALNEVTSVNGSSVIILGAGGAARACAFQLVLEGADVTILNRTPERARALAEDIKGALDIMVKHGGYELIPSSLDGADILIDTTPVGMYPHMDDEPLVKAELMHESLVVYDLVYNPPETCLLREARAAGAVPVSGLRMLLYQGAEAFRIWTGREPPLDVMEKALLDALHGV from the coding sequence CTGATAACCGGCAATACACAGCTCACAGGAATAATAGGTTACCCCCTCACCCACAGCCTCTCACCACAGATGCACAACGCGGCGTTCAAAGCCCTTGGAATGGACTGGGCCTATGTACCCTTCCCTGTGAAACCATCAGGGCTTGAAGAAGCTGTTCGGGGCCTCGGAGCCCTCAACGTGAGGGGTGTGAACGTCACAATACCCCACAAGGAGTCTGTGCTTGAACTCATCCACAAGGTTGATGAGACAGCCTCCCTCATCGGGGCCGTGAACACCCTGAAGTTTGATGAGGAAACCATAAGGGGATACAATACAGACGCCTCTGGCTGTCTGAGGGCCCTTAATGAGGTCACATCAGTTAATGGGTCCTCTGTCATCATACTCGGGGCCGGTGGGGCTGCGAGGGCCTGCGCATTCCAGCTCGTCCTGGAAGGGGCAGATGTGACCATACTCAACAGGACCCCTGAAAGGGCCAGGGCCCTTGCAGAGGATATTAAGGGGGCCCTTGATATCATGGTAAAACATGGTGGCTATGAACTAATACCAAGCTCTTTGGATGGGGCCGATATCCTCATAGACACAACACCCGTCGGGATGTACCCCCACATGGACGATGAACCCCTCGTAAAAGCTGAGCTCATGCATGAGAGCCTCGTTGTATATGACCTTGTCTACAATCCCCCGGAGACATGCCTCCTGAGGGAGGCCAGGGCAGCAGGCGCTGTTCCGGTTTCAGGTCTCAGGATGCTCCTCTATCAGGGTGCTGAGGCCTTCAGGATATGGACCGGGAGGGAGCCTCCCCTGGATGTTATGGAAAAGGCCCTTCTTGATGCCCTCCATGGGGTGTAA
- a CDS encoding RNA ligase partner protein, whose translation MLAKQRFVLDTTAFTDNQLREMLGDGDLNRSVDAMLDIIARSRIKLNISCHMPPITYKEFTDYMTRYECPEETLVKAETWIVKKTPNRYDTQIPSQIFYEYVHDIRERMNKGLRISETLLWEAGIQSIIMASRGVNKIEIEGEVLGKAIKDLRKKYRSALRKGTLDSAPDLDVLLLAKELGAGVVAADDGIRVWAERLGLRFLNATSFPKMLKEYLKYYE comes from the coding sequence ATGCTTGCCAAGCAGAGATTTGTCCTTGATACAACGGCATTTACAGATAACCAGCTCCGGGAGATGCTGGGTGACGGTGACCTCAACAGGTCAGTGGATGCGATGCTGGATATCATTGCAAGGAGCAGGATAAAGCTCAACATAAGCTGTCACATGCCCCCCATAACCTACAAGGAATTCACCGACTACATGACAAGGTATGAATGCCCCGAGGAGACCCTGGTGAAGGCCGAGACATGGATAGTCAAGAAGACACCCAACCGCTACGACACCCAGATACCCTCCCAGATATTTTATGAATACGTCCATGATATAAGGGAGAGGATGAACAAGGGCCTCCGGATTTCAGAGACCCTCCTCTGGGAGGCCGGGATACAGTCCATAATCATGGCATCCCGTGGCGTTAATAAGATTGAAATCGAGGGTGAGGTGCTCGGGAAGGCCATAAAGGACCTCAGGAAGAAGTACCGTTCAGCCCTCAGGAAGGGAACCCTTGACAGTGCCCCTGACCTTGACGTCCTCCTTCTTGCCAAGGAGCTCGGGGCAGGTGTTGTGGCTGCTGATGACGGTATAAGGGTCTGGGCAGAGCGCCTGGGACTGAGGTTCCTGAATGCCACATCCTTCCCCAAGATGCTCAAGGAATACCTTAAATATTATGAATGA
- the hisS gene encoding histidine--tRNA ligase: protein MDISRPRGTRDFLFAEMRNRKEVENVLRRTFETYGYHEIKTPIFEDLKLFTVKSGEEVVNQIYHFTDKGGRELALRPELTAPVARLYMNEMQREPKPIKMYYFGSCFRYERPQAGRFRQFWQFGCELIGGTSPLAEAEVITLAAESLRRLGLEGFEVHVGHLGILRGILGREKIEDELQDRIMGIIDKGDVDELESCLDGVEISPESRDLLMNLIGTQGGPGVLDDVRGLLEGYPESLRALDEFAGLVDTLEHFGLGEYHVNLGIARGLDYYTGAVFEIYVPRLGAQRQICGGGTYNLVETFGGERVESTGFAFGFDRLMNALEMDEEDMRMADVFVIPIHESTLPEAVRITQEIRSEGIAADMDLAGRKLRKALSYADHLGARLVVLTGERDLQEGKVTLRNMEDASQEAVDRTEVVDRLKEILL from the coding sequence ATGGATATATCAAGACCGCGAGGAACCAGAGATTTTCTTTTCGCTGAGATGAGAAACAGAAAAGAAGTTGAAAACGTACTCAGAAGGACATTTGAGACCTACGGCTACCATGAGATCAAAACACCCATATTTGAGGACCTCAAACTCTTCACAGTGAAATCCGGTGAGGAGGTGGTGAACCAGATCTACCACTTCACAGATAAGGGTGGCCGGGAACTTGCACTGAGGCCGGAACTCACAGCACCGGTGGCCAGGCTCTACATGAATGAGATGCAGCGTGAACCCAAACCGATAAAGATGTACTACTTCGGGAGCTGCTTCAGATATGAGAGGCCCCAGGCGGGCCGATTCAGGCAGTTCTGGCAGTTCGGCTGTGAACTCATAGGTGGAACGTCACCGCTGGCAGAGGCAGAGGTCATAACCCTTGCAGCCGAGTCCCTCAGGAGGCTTGGACTCGAGGGTTTCGAGGTCCACGTCGGGCACCTTGGAATCCTCAGGGGCATCCTTGGCAGGGAGAAAATAGAGGATGAACTCCAGGACAGGATAATGGGCATAATAGATAAGGGTGACGTTGATGAACTTGAATCCTGCCTTGACGGGGTTGAAATATCCCCCGAGAGCAGGGATCTCCTCATGAACCTCATAGGCACACAGGGGGGTCCCGGGGTACTTGATGATGTCAGGGGGCTCCTTGAGGGTTACCCGGAGTCCCTCAGGGCCCTTGATGAGTTCGCTGGACTTGTGGATACCCTCGAACACTTCGGTCTTGGGGAGTACCATGTGAACCTTGGAATCGCAAGGGGACTTGACTACTACACCGGCGCAGTATTTGAGATCTATGTCCCCAGACTCGGCGCCCAGAGACAGATCTGTGGGGGCGGCACATACAACCTTGTTGAAACCTTTGGGGGCGAAAGGGTTGAATCAACGGGCTTCGCATTTGGCTTTGACCGCCTCATGAACGCCCTTGAAATGGACGAGGAAGACATGAGGATGGCTGACGTCTTTGTGATACCCATACATGAATCAACACTCCCTGAGGCGGTCAGGATCACACAGGAGATCAGAAGTGAGGGTATAGCGGCTGACATGGACCTGGCAGGGAGAAAACTCCGAAAGGCACTTTCCTATGCCGATCACCTTGGTGCAAGGTTAGTGGTCCTAACAGGTGAAAGGGACCTCCAGGAGGGTAAGGTCACATTGAGAAACATGGAGGACGCTTCACAGGAGGCTGTGGATAGGACTGAGGTTGTGGATAGGTTGAAGGAGATCCTGCTGTGA
- the hisI gene encoding phosphoribosyl-AMP cyclohydrolase codes for MKGDVNILNFRHNINGEDLIIAVAQDHRTGEVLMVAYMNREALERTLETGLAHYWSTSRGKLWLKGESSGHLQRVKDVLVDCDADAVVLKVEQEGGACHTGYRSCFYRSIDGDELRVREDAVRVFDPDEIYGDG; via the coding sequence ATCAAGGGAGATGTTAACATTTTAAATTTCAGACATAATATCAATGGCGAGGACCTCATAATTGCAGTGGCACAGGACCACAGGACAGGAGAGGTCCTCATGGTGGCCTACATGAACCGTGAGGCCCTCGAAAGGACACTGGAGACAGGGCTGGCCCACTACTGGAGCACGTCCCGTGGGAAACTCTGGCTCAAGGGTGAGAGTTCTGGACACCTCCAGCGTGTTAAGGACGTCCTTGTGGACTGTGACGCCGACGCAGTTGTGCTGAAGGTGGAACAGGAGGGAGGTGCCTGCCATACAGGTTACCGGTCCTGCTTCTACCGCAGCATTGATGGGGATGAACTCAGGGTCAGGGAGGACGCCGTAAGGGTCTTTGATCCTGATGAAATATATGGAGATGGTTAG
- a CDS encoding PINc/VapC family ATPase — MKIVPDTSVIVDGRITGIVQEEEFRGSEVIVPEAVVSELEYQANRGRETGFNGLEELKNLQKLHKENIISMIFVGRRPTVDEISLSRGGEIDAMIRATAREYDALLITSDRVQAEVGKAQGLDVFYIKPEVLEYEELEISKYFDDYTMSVHLKENVVPMAKKGRPGEIRLVEIDSKPLKHSDINRMAREIVERAKSDFKSFIEIEMEGATVVQFREYRISIARPPFSEAFEITAVRPVARVSLEDYRLSERLIDRLRDTAKGVLIAGAPGAGKSTFAQAVAEFYSREMRAVVKTMESPRDLQVGDEITQYAPIERDMQKTADILLLVRPDYTIYDELRKTRDFRIFADMRLAGVGMVGVVHATRPIDAIQRILGRVELGVIPSVVDTTIFIEDGEVKAVYDVSLTVKVPTGMQEADLARPVIEIRDLESGELMHEIYTYGEQTIVMDVSKAAPGGRKPSAHRIAEREIEREFRRRLPGARVRVELESDERAKVWIEEKYIPQVIGKKGKTIEEIEKNIGISIGVEPLEERELEETVEVPVELAGNYVVLNFGRDAVGVSFDIMVEDEYLFTATVGKKGTIKLRRDIELADIIMEAVKNNIPVRARVRPEA, encoded by the coding sequence ATGAAGATCGTTCCAGATACAAGTGTTATAGTTGATGGGCGGATCACCGGCATAGTGCAGGAGGAGGAGTTCAGGGGCAGCGAGGTGATAGTGCCCGAGGCAGTTGTATCTGAACTTGAATACCAGGCCAACCGTGGAAGGGAAACCGGGTTCAATGGCCTTGAGGAGCTCAAGAACCTCCAGAAGCTCCACAAGGAGAACATAATATCAATGATCTTTGTAGGGCGCCGCCCCACAGTGGATGAGATTTCACTCTCAAGGGGCGGTGAGATAGACGCCATGATAAGGGCAACTGCAAGGGAGTACGATGCGCTCCTCATAACCAGCGACAGGGTGCAGGCAGAGGTCGGGAAGGCCCAGGGGCTTGACGTGTTCTACATTAAACCCGAGGTCCTGGAATATGAGGAACTTGAGATAAGCAAGTACTTTGATGATTACACCATGTCGGTGCACCTCAAGGAGAACGTCGTGCCAATGGCCAAGAAGGGGCGGCCAGGGGAAATAAGGCTGGTTGAAATAGACAGCAAGCCACTAAAACATTCAGATATAAACAGGATGGCCCGTGAGATAGTTGAAAGGGCCAAGAGCGACTTCAAAAGCTTCATTGAGATAGAGATGGAGGGTGCCACTGTTGTCCAGTTCAGGGAGTACAGGATATCAATAGCGAGGCCGCCCTTCTCAGAGGCCTTCGAGATAACCGCTGTGAGGCCGGTTGCCAGGGTATCCCTGGAGGACTACAGGCTCTCAGAGAGGCTGATTGATAGGCTGAGGGACACTGCCAAGGGCGTCCTCATAGCAGGGGCGCCCGGGGCAGGTAAGAGTACCTTTGCCCAGGCTGTGGCAGAGTTCTACAGCAGGGAGATGAGGGCTGTTGTGAAGACCATGGAGTCCCCCAGGGACCTCCAGGTGGGTGACGAGATAACCCAGTACGCACCCATCGAACGGGATATGCAGAAGACCGCCGACATACTGCTCCTTGTAAGGCCCGACTACACCATCTATGATGAACTCAGGAAGACCCGTGACTTCAGGATCTTCGCTGACATGAGGCTTGCGGGTGTGGGCATGGTTGGGGTTGTCCATGCCACAAGGCCCATAGATGCCATACAGAGGATCCTGGGCAGGGTGGAGCTTGGCGTGATACCCTCAGTGGTTGACACAACCATATTCATTGAGGACGGAGAGGTGAAGGCTGTCTACGATGTATCCCTCACCGTTAAGGTCCCGACGGGTATGCAGGAGGCAGACCTTGCAAGGCCGGTCATAGAGATAAGGGACCTTGAGTCAGGGGAGCTCATGCATGAGATCTACACCTACGGTGAGCAGACGATAGTCATGGATGTCTCAAAGGCAGCCCCGGGGGGACGGAAACCATCTGCCCACAGGATAGCTGAGAGGGAAATCGAGAGGGAGTTCCGCAGGAGACTACCCGGCGCAAGGGTCAGGGTTGAACTTGAATCCGATGAAAGGGCAAAGGTCTGGATAGAGGAGAAGTACATCCCCCAGGTAATAGGCAAGAAGGGAAAGACCATCGAGGAGATCGAGAAGAACATCGGCATAAGCATCGGTGTTGAACCACTTGAGGAGAGGGAACTTGAGGAGACCGTTGAGGTTCCGGTGGAACTTGCAGGGAACTACGTGGTCCTCAACTTCGGCAGGGATGCCGTGGGCGTGTCATTCGACATAATGGTTGAGGACGAGTACCTCTTCACAGCAACGGTGGGTAAGAAGGGCACCATAAAGCTCAGAAGGGACATAGAACTTGCAGATATAATCATGGAGGCAGTGAAGAACAACATACCTGTGAGGGCAAGGGTGCGGCCCGAGGCCTAG